The sequence aaaaaaattgtatattttttaaatttaaaaaattgttttataaagtattttttatttgaaaatatattaaaataatatttttttattttaaaatttatttttaatagtaataaattaaaaatattcaaaaatattaatttaaaagaaaaaagaattagaaaaacaTTTCACAACCGCGGCCAAAAACACACGGTTTAAATTGAAGTGAGCATTTTAATGTGTTCGCTGGCTTGTTAAtgttagaataaaaatttaaatttccttctcttttttgggTAGTTACAGCTGGCAGTTAGGTTTCAAATAAGTGTTTGACCACGACAACGGGACCCTTTTTGGTGTTTGGGATAAATGTTTGCTCAGTTGGTGTCTCCTGACTGTTTGGAGATGTCGTATTCGAGTTCTGGATCAAGAAATTGATGTCGTTTTTGGATCACGGGTTGCTTAAATTTcgctgtgtttttattttacagcAGAGCCACACCACACTCGACTGTTCTATTGTTTTGTAAAGTTTAGTATGAGGAGATTTGCCAAGGCGAGGCTCATCATGCGCTTCCTTAAGCTATActagattttaaattagaaataaagCCATTCTAACACTTAGGGTTTTTAATGTAGCAATTCATGGtgcctaattttttaaaaaaaaaaaaattcaattgcatttttttatgcTCGAATTCATGGtcaatttattgaaaattattaagaacaaatgaaattgaaacaaagaatatcaaagtGTAAAATTAGGAGAAAACATGtgatagttgaaaaaaaatacaatataaattaagatcgttaaaataattatttcttggttttatcagttttttgatttttttttacttactcCCAAGTAAAATAATGATTTGTGATTATAGGTGGAATTTCATAGATTGaagtgtttaattattattttttattgtgaaatttgcaattttattttcttaaaattatatgattatatgtttttttgtttcttttttatggttctatattaatttttatccatATCCAAGAGTCAATCCATGGGTGGTAAGATACTTAAATGGGCTCTATCCTCTAAATGTTAACAAAGAGTCAACATGTGGGtaataaaatcttcaaaaagGGCCAACCTTCTAAaagtctttgtatttttgttgtaaatatataaatcatgtaaatatatatttctaatacATGTATGTAAATATTAGGTAGTTATTATTTGTAATGTGTGAATAAGTAGGTcttgcaatatattttttttttttctaattgtagTAAATGAACTCGGGTTGGGTCaacaagaccaaaaaaaaaatgttagtgaCATTCTTCAAaccaatttttaatttaattaaagagaaaaggcTAAAGCTCAATCAACTATCATCATCCTATAAGGTTTAAtacttataattaaaagtaaagaTTAGGCCTTATAATCGAGCTTGGATCCCAAACATTGTTACAAGTCTTACAAGTCTTTTACTTTTAACAATTAACTCGCGTATACCAAATTTGGCAAATTCttagtatatatatacaatagatacctttatcaaaaaaaaaaaaactatgaagtaATTTACTTTAGATAAGATATATaggttaattttatctttcatatTACATAACTAACCCCTTATCTAaaatctctaaagaccagttataGTTTCTAACTATCATAAAATTAGGTGGTGATTTTTTTACCTTATCAATCTTAATCAGAACACCGAGATATCCCTTCAACACTTGTCATTTTGGATGAATGAAAACTAATGGCATTGTTATTGAGAGATATTATTAGCTTCATTTGAGATGAAATATTAGTAAGTTTGTGTAAAGATGTTATAATTgtcaaattatcaaaaaataaaaacgtaTAATACATGTTTATATATGCCTTTGACTATTCTTGAAAATATGTAGAAAGACTTGTCTACAGAATTTATACTTAAGTTACCCCATACATAAAAGGGAATggattgtataatttttatagttgaTAAGTTTTTAAAGAAGCTACATTTTATTCTTTGCAATAAGATGAATGATGCTTTAGTAATTGCtcaactatgttttttttataaaaatagtgtGTTTGCATAAGGTACCAAAAACCATTACTTCTAATTGAGACAACAAGTTTCTTGGTCATTTTGGCAAACTCCATGGAGGTGTATGATTTCATCTTGGAGGTGTATGATTCATCTTTATAATTTAGTAGCACAGCACATCCATAAAAAGAGTCATTGAATCGAACACttggaaattaatttgaaacatttGTGAAGACAAACTAAAGTAGTGGAATTAAGCACTTATACAAGCAAAATTTACATATAATAGTATTAAATATAGTGCCACAAATAAATCACCATTCAAAATTTTGTATAAATAATGTCTTAGGCATGTACTATATCATGTACTAGTTTAAAAAGTTCTTGATATTACTATAGAGAGACATGACAACAAATACACAAGTTATACAAGCTTATATGAGGCAAAAGTTGCAGTAAATCATCACCAAATTCAAGGAGGCTATTGTTAAACATTGTCATGctaaaatgttaaatgatatcaaatattaaaaatcatatcgGATGGGTGGCCTAATAGTGTGTTTGGGCCTACTTAAAGCTATGTTGTTATATTGTTGATCTTCTGAACTAGAACTCCATGAATCctcaatggtttttttatttcatatgaatATCTAGCTCCATCTCCACCTTATGATCAttgttactataattttttggcacttgtttattttcttcttgagTAGGTTGTAACATgactttttcatatatatatattgatcaccaccttgtttaatttcatattcTAAAGATCGAAGCCTTTCACCTTTTTTGACACCccaaaaagatatattaatgaatttagGTTTCATTGATAATGATTTCGCCAAggttttgttgataaattatgTAACTTGATTAACTTcatattattgataaattagacttgggttttttttttttttttttatgttgtttgacataatattttgtattattgGAATATTATGCTTCTATGATGGTGTTATTATCAATACCGATAATGGTATCACTTATAATGAAAAAAGTAATGTGTTCCTAACTTCTATATTAGATATGTCTCTTAATAGGTTGTCTAAAATGTTATATGATTGACTTGGATGAAATATGTTTGAGATTGAAATTACTTGAAGGATGATGTAAATCGAGGTTAGTTCAACTCTTTATGTCGGTGTACCTATTTgtagtgaaaaaaatataaattttaatatttgagtttGCCAACATTAATAGGATGAATATTCTAGATATCTACTTGAATAATAGACTTAGACAAGAAAGCTCTTCTAGTACAGAGTTCACTTTGGTATCAAAGTTACAATCAAAGAACTACATAGGCATCATAGGCAATCTATCAAGATGAGTTAGACACACAACAAGTCACCAAGTATGGTttttaataatgtatttttttttatttgagcattaattttttagttttgacttGTTTTGTAATATATGCATTTCATGTCTTAATAAGTTACATTGATACCATATATAAAGGAATTGATATTATTAACTTCACTTGTATGCTAGGAGGGGATGATTTGTGGTTGGCATAGGTCTAGCAACATTGTTTTGACAAGTTAATATCCATTCATTAACTAATTGGATAATGCAATAATTTGATTTATCTAAGGATTGCTAACTTCTGatcccaataataataataataatttatttatttattttatttgattgataagAGACAATCCTTCTTTAGctttatcattcaataataattttgattatttttttatgatctaaaatataaaaataattaggacAAAAAAACCTGAGCTCAAGTTATGTGCTAGACAgtaaatatttatgtatttgatttgattgataagagacaagataatatatatattcttatctAACCTATAATGCTTTAAATAtgtaaatatcattattttcaatgagtctttttttataactaatttaaaatgataatttttctattcatcaaaattatattaaaaaagaacttGTAAACAttgtaaaacaataataatttattgctaagaaaataatataataaaattataatttactcaCGTCATTAAATCATTtcttcaaatatatttaataataaaataaataattaaagtaattatatgttaaataaaatatttgcatcaatacaaagttaaaaatatagcAAAATGCAAGataataatttcttcaaaaatgcatattttttgtcattatttaaaccccacctctctctctctctctctctctctctctatatatatatatatatatatattctacttTTCATATCTAATGGTGAAAAATTATGACATGTTTAAAGGGagttgtgaaaagaaaaaaaaattaacttcattTTATATATCTTGTTACCTCTATCCCTCCTTtttagaaaaaccaaaaattggCTAAAAATTGGCCCTAACACCAAGACAAAAACCTACTTTTATCTACATCTTCACAACCAAATGAGTTTCCATCCTTCATGTCTCCATCTACCTAGATGATTGCATGAAATAAAACTCATTGAGTGCCTGAGATGAACATCTTGAAGCCAGTGAGATTTAGCTTTTAGGGCCTTTACTAAATCTTGTAGTTGATGATAAAGGCTCGCTCAAGATGAAATTGAACTTTACAAGAACCTAAATGTCTTTCCTAGACATATTAATAAGATTGAAGAgattaatacaaataattagGGTTCAAAGAACTCCCTGATCTGGCCAGAAAACAACCATGACAAACCTCTAAAAATTTGTCCAGCTTTGTTGACTCGTTACCCAATTCTTCCGCCTTTTTCCCTACAATTAAATGGGGCCAGGACTTGAAGGCTTTCTTCTTTGTATGCAAATTCTTACATAGAAACTTAATTGGATAGCAGATTAGGAACAGATATGGCCTCTTTTCATTGAATAATACTTGTTTCTTACCTATTTTCCTTTAAGCATAAATTACAACCTGAAACTCCAACAGGCAATGAAATATCAGATGGACTTGAAGATATTTTAGCCATGGGACGAATGTATTTACAGAATGAGTAGCTTGCTGTAAATAAGCAATCAGCACAGATATAATAAGCTCGGGCTACCGCTCTTCTGAGTTGAACTTGTTCCAAGCTTCCTGGGAACAAACCACCAATAAATCAATAAGAATAGAGAAACTAGCAAGAATGTCCACGGCCTGATGCCTCGGCCTGATGGAACAACAAAACGATGCTCGGATAGAATGCAtgctgtatttttttaactcgtcaaaaaaaaaaaaaaactagatgcTTTTATAAGCAGTACAGGCTACTGGATACTGATGACCATTTGGTGAGCAGGAGTTAAACGCTGCCCTTGAGAAGATGCTGCCTCAACCGATGGGGATTAGTGAGGCAGAGTAATTCTAACCTAACGAGAAGAATCTAGGCATAGAAAGCCAACATAGGGATTCACAACAAAAAAGAGATCTTTCTGTGAAGGGTTTCCCCCCTGCCACATTTGGTGATCCCAACCAATAAATGTATGAAGGCTGTTTTCCAACAACAGAAGAACTGGTCTTATAAATGAATTTAAGAACTAGTCTACCATATTTACTAGAGTTTCAATCATCACTTGAAGCTGTTGAAAGTAACTTGCAAGCCAGTACCTTCAAAAGATCAAAGACCTTCTCGCATATGTACTTCTGCTGAAGACTTGCACCCCGTTGTTGTAATTTGTCAGGATGAACACAAAGAGTGGCTTTCCTGTAAACTTTCTTTACAGCTGCTGAAGTTATAACTTCAGTCAACGGAATTGGCTGCCAGCCACTATCAGGTCCAAGGATCTGCCACAAAGAAATAGTTCAAGTACCATTGTACAGGCTAAATTTAGTGAAAACTGCAGAAAGGAGGCCGGAAATCTAAACATTTATCACCAttagaaaaacctaaaaaaggaaatgaagtaaACTAGTTGATGGAGAGTATTTAAACAAGTGAAACTCAACCATGACACCTTAACAACACAAAGGAGCTAGACACTTTCTACTTTTAATTTGGccatattaaatattcattcaaAATTTGTCTTCATATCTTATCCAAGAAAAAGGCCTTAGCAGAATAACTTCCGTTTATTTACATTTTAGCAGCATTAAAGGAAACCAGAAGACAACTTCATTCTTAAAATGATGCGAGGAGAATGAACCATACATATTGCAAAGTTGAAAGCAATGCACGCAAGTTTCCTTCTTTCCCGCTTGACCATCTCTTGACATCAGCATCCAGAGTTTCTGCTAATCTCtgcaagaaaaatttaattgagttaaaTACATGGAATATGCAAAGCAAGATAAAAGTTTGAGGAATAGCTTCccaaaaaattattacatttcTCTCTGCTTGTTCCCTCTGAGCAAGAAGATCTCGTGTATTTTTCTCTGCTAGAGCTTTAGCCTGCCATAAAGCCAAAACATTACAGATGAACTcctttatataaacaaattgaTTGCTGTTTACTATGAAGGAAGAAAATCATACCGCACGTTCAGCTGTTCGCCTATGTCTCTCTAACCTTGCTTTACACCTCTGAGGCGACTCACCTTCCACCCCTTCAGATCTCTCCATATAGTATGAACCTTTTTGTACAGCGATGCATGATTCAGAAGCAATAAAGGAGAACAAATATGTGCAAAGGTGTGTACgaaattttatagaaattcCAGTTTGTGCAGAATACATACCATTATATACAGAGGATGAAGAGCTAGGTCCCATTCCACCATTCCTGGAAGAAGCAGAGAATTTATCTGAGACAGATCTTTCTACTCGTTCTCTTGTCTCAAAAGCAGTCCTTTCAGACATTACTTTTCCGAAAGCACGCTCTCGGACCTCTGCAGTAGCTCTCTCTACTGCAGCACGTTCCCTGAGCCTGGCctctaaatatgttttattatcaGCCAATGACTTCTCCCTAGCCTCCACACAGGCCTTCTCTAGCCTTTCACGGGCCTCAGTTATTGCTCTTTCCACAGCAGCCCGTTCTGCCCTATCACAGGCTTCAGTATGTACCCTTTCACGAGCTTCAAGCACTGCTCTGTCAACAGCCATTctatccttttctctttctctttccctctccctctcttcttcCATCTTTCTAAGACATTCCATTTCCAactctttttctcttctcaacCTTTCAGCTTCTTTTTCTTCAGGTGAAAGGGTCTTGTTGagattcttcatttttctttcacttACATTAAACTGCTGAGTTGATCCCAGGGTGCTTCCCTTTGCTTCTAAATCAGCTGGCTGAGCAGCTTCTATTTTCCTTCCAGTCACAATTGACTTTTTCTCTGCCCCGGTTGACATGAAATTGTCCTTTCTGTCTTCCTGATTCATAACAACTGCCTGAGGCATATTCTTTCTTCTCTCACCCCTATCCTGAGCAAATTCCTTGCCTTGATTTGCAGTATCAGATTCTATTTGGAAGGCTTTCTTAGTTTTCTCTATGCTCATTTGTCCAGTTCCATTTCCAGCTTCCCCTGCTTTTCTCATCCTTTCATCACCATAAACCGAAGCTGCTGCATCATCTTCCACTATAGATTGATTCTTTTCATGTTCTAAGTTGCCTTGATCCACACCGGACACTTTTGTTTGTCTATCAACCTGCACATTCACAGTTTCAACTGTTGCTTCCTTGTTGCCAATTTTCAGCCCTGGAGGTACCTTGCTAATTTCTTCATGAGCATTCTCCCCAGTCACTTCTTGTTTCCTGTTCTTCCCCTCATGTTTTCCAACTAATCTAGTTGACCCAAGGTTCCTATTTTCATCTGTCTCACATGCCTGCTTCGCTACCCTGCAGTTCCCACCCATCTCATGTAGCACCCCTAGCTCATCATTCTCAGAGACATCCTTAAGTGTCACCTCAATGTTTCCCAAGTTGCAAATCTCTTGGGATGCATCCCCAATTTCTTCTGGCTCGCATGTTCCTAGTTCACTTGCTTCTCCCTCCAGAGCCTCTCTTAACTTGCCACTTTCAACAAGCTCATTTGTCTCTTCTAGTCGCTTTTCATTTGCTTCTTGTTCTAGTGTCTCTTCAATCCCTTCATTTTCAAAAACCTCTTTAGATTGCTTCTCACTTCCTTCTCTTTCATTAGcctctttctgttttttcttattttcatgcTCAAGAGCTTCTTTTGGTCTTTTCTCATTCTCTTCACTTTGGCAAAACTCTCTCAGCCTCCCCTCATTCTGTTCCTTCTCAAGAGCTTCTTTGAGtctcttctcattttcttctctttcacgAACCTCTCTTTGTCTCCTTTCATTCTCCTCCCTATCAGTAGCCTCTCCTAGTCTCCTCTCATACCTCGCATTCTCCTCCTTCACAAAGGCTTCTTTGAGTTTCCTCTCATTTTCTTCCCATTCAAGAGCTGCTCTTAatctcttctccttttcttccttttcataaGCCTCTCTCTGCTTCTTCTCAGTTTCTTCCCTCACACAAGCCTCGTTTATCCTCCTCTCCTTTTCTCCCTGCTTCAGTGCCTCCTTCAGCCTTCTCTCATTTTCCATTTGTTCAAGAGGTGCTTTGAgcatcttttcattttcttcctgCTCAAAAGTGCTCCTTCCTCTCCTTTCACCACCATCCTTTTTACGAATGAGTTGTTTCTCATTCTCCACACTTCTAATAGCCTCTTTTGGCCATGGCCCTTTCTCCTTGTCCCCTGCAGTCTGCCTAACTTCAATTTTACTTTGTTCTCGTGGAACCTCTACCACGTTCTCATGTTTTTGTGACCCATTAGCTCTAGTTTGTCTCTTTTCAGTTCCTATAGACTGCAAGTTCATTCTAAACCTCTCCTCATCCTCCACTCTGAAAACCTCTTGAGCCACTTGTACCTTCATCGCAAGCCCTTTCTCTCCATGTGACACTTTAGCAGCTTCTGATCTCCCATTGCTTCCCCCATGGTCATGAGCTGGTTTTGATACTTTAGGGTTCTTTGCATATTCCTCCAGTTCATGATCTGCTGTAAATGTTTGTACTTCCTTCCCATTTTCTTGCTGCTGCTGCATTGCTTCCGTGGCTGCCTTTTTCACCTTCTGCCCTTGTTCATGAATGTTTATGTTCTGCAGCAaaatgttatcatttttttccgACTCAGTGACTTTTCTGGGCACATTTGTTCTTACCAGTTCAAAAAATTGAGTAGCTTCTTTCCATTCTCCAGCTTCATCAATTCTATCAGATCCTTGAGATGACAAGGATTCCCTTCCATGCTTCTCATCAGAAGATTTTTCTGCTGCATTTCGATGCCTTTTCCCTTCCACTGAATCTGGAATCCTAATCTTTTTCCTTTCCTCCATGACagaaaactcaattttattttctctttcacaAGTGCcctcttcatattttttactaCTAGACACATCATCATTCTTGCTCACCCTACCTTCTCTATCCTTCCTATCATTCTTTGAACCTGATTTTGTACGGCTTTGAAAGCCATCCCTCTTCCTCTCCATCAATTCTTTTGCACTTTTAAGCTTGGCTTGAGCTTTCTCCATAGCTTCTTTTATAGCAGCGGCAGAGGCTGCAGCAGAGGAACTTGCATCTACCTCTACATCAAAGTAAGGTGGAGAAC is a genomic window of Populus alba chromosome 5, ASM523922v2, whole genome shotgun sequence containing:
- the LOC118029994 gene encoding uncharacterized protein; the protein is MENLTHSQHPNMLSKKPFTNPSKTVYDDVFSAPPRFGAAPTLSPRVEDYGEIFGAFHAPRGASSSIPVLDLPLVDNEAAEDVFFDVRSCSGFDYNEVFGGFNASDFDVSFEELMMEHSNGRDFSSDEAWTPEDPEYLSEESDNSAKNQCLSNGDSHESIDGSMEFNISYHKASQSSNKDMTNGITHVTKLFDVPGYAFMVDKSMSLPKTDNEYPPLHVSDDGHLNIDFMGEMMGEKKLRKTMSHPANGSADGLVFGNEVRPHKEYVRNVSLPNETFVTVSDVNLKTYPSQLPPPSRPPPAFDFKKRDFSKSTPNCQGVASSGSAGDSSPPYFDVEVDASSSAAASAAAIKEAMEKAQAKLKSAKELMERKRDGFQSRTKSGSKNDRKDREGRVSKNDDVSSSKKYEEGTCERENKIEFSVMEERKKIRIPDSVEGKRHRNAAEKSSDEKHGRESLSSQGSDRIDEAGEWKEATQFFELVRTNVPRKVTESEKNDNILLQNINIHEQGQKVKKAATEAMQQQQENGKEVQTFTADHELEEYAKNPKVSKPAHDHGGSNGRSEAAKVSHGEKGLAMKVQVAQEVFRVEDEERFRMNLQSIGTEKRQTRANGSQKHENVVEVPREQSKIEVRQTAGDKEKGPWPKEAIRSVENEKQLIRKKDGGERRGRSTFEQEENEKMLKAPLEQMENERRLKEALKQGEKERRINEACVREETEKKQREAYEKEEKEKRLRAALEWEENERKLKEAFVKEENARYERRLGEATDREENERRQREVREREENEKRLKEALEKEQNEGRLREFCQSEENEKRPKEALEHENKKKQKEANEREGSEKQSKEVFENEGIEETLEQEANEKRLEETNELVESGKLREALEGEASELGTCEPEEIGDASQEICNLGNIEVTLKDVSENDELGVLHEMGGNCRVAKQACETDENRNLGSTRLVGKHEGKNRKQEVTGENAHEEISKVPPGLKIGNKEATVETVNVQVDRQTKVSGVDQGNLEHEKNQSIVEDDAAASVYGDERMRKAGEAGNGTGQMSIEKTKKAFQIESDTANQGKEFAQDRGERRKNMPQAVVMNQEDRKDNFMSTGAEKKSIVTGRKIEAAQPADLEAKGSTLGSTQQFNVSERKMKNLNKTLSPEEKEAERLRREKELEMECLRKMEEEREREREREKDRMAVDRAVLEARERVHTEACDRAERAAVERAITEARERLEKACVEAREKSLADNKTYLEARLRERAAVERATAEVRERAFGKVMSERTAFETRERVERSVSDKFSASSRNGGMGPSSSSSVYNGSYYMERSEGVEGESPQRCKARLERHRRTAERAAKALAEKNTRDLLAQREQAERNRLAETLDADVKRWSSGKEGNLRALLSTLQYILGPDSGWQPIPLTEVITSAAVKKVYRKATLCVHPDKLQQRGASLQQKYICEKVFDLLKEAWNKFNSEER